GACTCACCCCGCGAACCTGCTCGTGGTGCTCGAGTCGCTGACCGGGCTCGTCGTCACCGCCGTCGCCACGGGGCTCGTCTTCATGAGGTTCTCGCGCACCCGCCCGAAGGTGCGGTTTTCCACGAAGGTGACGCTCGGGGAGCTCGAGGGCACACCTACGCTCATGATCCGCGTGGGGAATCGGCGGCGCTCCGGGATCCTCGACGCCTCGGCGCGCCTCACGATCGTGCGGACCTCGCGGGGGAAAGACGGGGTGGCTCACTACTTCTCGGAGCATGTGCCGCTCGTCCACGAGCGCACGGGTGTGCTCGGCCGCGCGCTCACGCTCCGGCACGTGATCGACGAGCGCAGCCCGATCTTCCGGGACACCCCGGAGTCCTTCGAGGCGGGGGACATCGAGCTTTCGCTCGCGGTCTCGGGCACCGACGAGACCACCCTGCAGCCCGTGCACGCCCGCGCGACGTGGTCGGCGAAGAACGTCGTGTGGGGGGCGCGCCCGGCCGACATGCTCTCGGAGCCCGAGAGCGACGTCGTCCGGATGGACCTCCGCAAGTTCGACGACGTCATCGCGACCGAGGCCCTGCCCGGGTTCCCCTACGGAGAGGCGCCTCGTTGAGCGCCGGGCGTCAGTTCACCCCGAAGCATATGAGCGAGTACTTCTGGAGCTCGGAGGTCACACACGAGTAAGCCGAGTCTTCGGTCCACTCTTTTCCGGGGCGCCCGGTGGCTTGGGTCCGGTGCCCCGTCATCCCACCCTCGAATTGCCCGTTCGTCGCCCAGCTCTGGCACGTCTTCGGATGTTTGATCCCGTTCGACGAGGTCCCGGTCCACCATCGCTCGGGCGCGACGTCCCCGTATTCGTCCCGGAGGAGCGGGGCCTCGGGGAACCCCTCGAACGACGCGCGCGTGGCGAAGAGCACCTTGTTCGTGCCGACCTCGAGCCACGGGCCCCCGTCCGGGACGCGATCTTTGGCGTCGGTCGTGGCGTCCGACAGCCACGCGCGGTAGGTGCCGGGGAGCCTTGCGGCCGTGGCCGAGGAGCGGCACCGCTGATCGGCCCCCGCGAGCCCCCCCATGTTCGCGTCGTACACCGAGCGGGTGACGAAGACGAAGGTGGACGACGCGGCGTCGACCTCGGGGCTCGCGTCGCCGCCCGGGCCCGCGTCGCCGCCCGGGCCCGCGTCGGGCGCCGGCCCGGTGTCGCCCGACGTTTCGCCATCGATCGTGGGTCCAGCGTCCCCCGCGAGGGCCGGGCCCGTGTCGGCGCCGTCGAGGCTGCCGCCGAGATCGATCGTACGAGTGCACGCCAGGGCGACGGTGGGCAGCACGACGAGGGCGGCGAGCGAGAGGCACGAGCGACGGGGCGGCACGCCCGAAGGTGTAGCCGGCCCACGTCGACGCGCCAAACAAATCAGAGCCCGTCGAGGCACGGCGTCGCGCGTTTGCAGTCGGGGCCCGCCGTGCGAACGCAGGCGACGAAGGTGTCCCTCGACGCCTTGGCCGTCGTGCATTTGGTGCGGCACGAGGCGAGCGCGGCCGCGTCGATGCACTCGAAGAAATGGAGGTTATCGCACGAGGACTGGCACTGCATGAGGCCGAGGTCCGGAGCCGAGGCGTCGCCTGTGCCGATCCCGCCGCCTCCGCCGCCCCCACCACCTTCGCCGCCCGACTCGAGGCTCCCGCACGACTTCGGGATGTCGCCGCAGGTGTTGCCGTTCACGCAGTCGATCTGGAACTGGTACGCGCTCTTCTGGCACTCGGCCTCGCACGCGGCGCGGTCGCCCACCTTGATGAAGCTGCACGAGACGAGCTTCGCGCAGGCGGTCTGGCACGTGGCGGAGGTCACGCCCGCAGGTCAGAAGCCCGAGGGCGCGAGCGGTCCACGGCGGGCACGAACACGCTCTTCGGGTGCGCCTTTCGGAAGCGGTCGGCTCGGGCTTTTGCCGCGCCGCCCTCTCCGCGCCGCACGAGCGCCTGGATGGCGACGAGCTCGCGTTCTTCGGTGAGGCGTCCGCGTGGGAACCTCGCCTCGTGGGCGGCGACGGCCTCGAGGCTCGCGCCGGTGTCCCCTCGGGCGAGCGCGCTTCGGGCACGGTCCACGAGGGCTCGCTCGGCGGCGAGGTCGGCGTCCCTCGCGTCTTGCGTGGCGGCCGGAGCCTCCGTGGCGACGGGTGGAGCCACCGACGTCGTGCCCCGCGCGGTCGCGACGAGCGGGAGCGAAGGGGCCGTGGTCGCGGACGGGAGCGGCTCGGGCGCGGACGGGGCCAACGTGAGGGCGGGCGGAGCGCTCGGGCTCGGGCTCGCGCTCGCGCTCACGGTAGGCTGCGGCGCGATGGGCTCGGGGCGGCGGGACCGCTCGACGGCGGCTCCCGTGCCTGCGCCCACGACGAACGCGAGCGCCGCGAGGCCGGCCGCCGTCTTGGCGGTCACTACGCCGAGGGGGAGCTTCGTCGCCGCGCCCGCCCCGGCTGCCAGGGGCGCCCCTCCCGCGGCCCCTCCCGCCGCGGCGTTAGCCGTACCTGCCGCGGCCACGCCGACCGCGCCCGCACCGACCGACAGCAACACACGCGAGAAGAGCTTGTCGGCCCGAGCCGCGTCGTGGGGCAGGTGCTCCCGTTCGGCCGCGAGCGCGCGGGCCGCGAGGCCTCCCAGGGGTTCGAGCGGTTCGTTCGCGCTCACGGCATCTCTCCGAGCTTTCGAATGTGCCTCTCGAACTCGCCGCGCGCCAGGCGGATCCGCGAGTAGGCCGTGTTGAGCGGGATCCCGAGGTGGTCGGCGATCTCTTGAGCCGTGAGGCCGTCGATGTCGAACATCACCAAGACGGCACGTTTCTCGAAGTCCATCGCGTCGAGGGCCTTGTGGCAGAGCGCGCGCGCCCGGGCGCCTTCGAGGTGCTCGTCGGGGAGGGGCGCGTCGTCGCGTGGGTCGATCTCGGGGGGGCTCGCGACCTCGTTTTTGTGGCGTGCGAGGCGGCGATGGTCTCGGGCCATGCGGTAGGCGAAACCGAACAGCCACGGGCGCATGGGGCGGGTCGGGTCGTACTCGTGGAGGTGGCGATGGACGGCGACGAACACGTCGTGGGCGACGTCCTCGACCTCGGCCGAGGAGACCCCGAGCCGTCGCAACGTCGCGTGCACGTAGTCCACGTTCGCGTCGTAGATGGCTCGAAATGCCGTGAGCGCGAGGTCGTGGCCCATGTCAGAAGCGCACCCCGACGGTGGCGCCGAGCCTGCCGACGACCGGAGAGGTCTCCCAGAGCGAGCGCCCGTCGATCCGAAGGTCGGAGCGCAAGACCGTGACGATGCCGTCGAGCGCGAGCCGCACGAAGAGCCGCTCCGTCACGTCGTGCGTGAGTGCCATACGCGCGCCGAGCCCGGCGTACGCCGAGAGGGCCGACCGTGGTGCGTCGACGTCGAGCGAGCGTGCGTAGAGAAACCCGAGCTGCCCCGTTCCGCACACCGCGACGAACGAAAAGCGCGCGCACGCCGCGACGAGGCCCGACGTCACGGCGCCCTCGGCCGTGCCCCTGCCGCCGCTCCCGATGCTCACGCCCGAAGGCAACGTGCTCGCGACCTCGAGCTCGAGCGCCGCGCGGCGGTAGGCGATGCGCGCCCCGAGGGCGAGCCCCAGGGTCGCCGAGGGCGTGTCGCCGAGAGAGCCCACAGGACCGAGAAAAACGCGGGCCTCCGGTTTCGGAGGAGGGGCGACGGGCTCGGATTTGGTCGGCTCGGATTTGGTCGGCTCGATCTTCTCCGGCTCGGGCTTCTGGTCCGGTTTTGGCTCGGGCTTTGGCTCGGGCTTTGGTTCGTGCTTGGGAGGCTCCGGGCGGAAGGCGGCGTCCGGATCGAGCCCAAGGGCGGCCGCCATGGCGAGCGCGTCGACGAGCTCGGCGCAGCTCTTGGAGTCGATCTCTTTCGTGCCCCCCATGCCGAGGCGGCCGACGAAGGCGCTCCCTCGACGGGCGAGGCTCACGGAGACGGACCTGTCGCCCTTCGTGACGAACGGGTCGTAGCCCAGCCGCGCCGCTACGGCGTCGACGAAGGTGCCGCGGTCGGGGCAGCTCGCCGCCTCCGTGGAGACGGTGTAGGTGAGCGTCGCGCGGACGTGCGGTGCGGGGTCCGCCGCGGCGGCGCTCGAGAGCGTGAGCGCGGTCCCGAGGCTCAGGGCGCCGCACGCTCGACGTGCCGTTGAGCTCGTGCGGGACGCTGCCATCGGACGCGCCAGAGATAGGCGTAGCCGCGACCCCACGCAAGCACGACGCGTCCCCGCGCGGCACCTCGAGGACGATCCACGTGCCGTTCCGGCCTGGAAAAACGGACGTCGATGCGGCAGTACTATCGACGAAGGTGGTCGCGGCGCGAAGGCCCGAGAAGGACGTGTGCATGCCCTCATTCGCTCGAAATCCTCGGGATCCGAAGCGCCTCCTCACGGTGAGCCTGGGGTCGCTCGCGCTCGTGTCGTGCGGCCTCTCGTTCGACGTGCAGGAGGTCTTTGGGCCCGACGACGGGGGGCCCTTCGTAGGGCAGGGTGGCGGTGCGGACGCCGCCGCGATCGACGCGCAGGTCGCGCCCGATGCGCCTGGCACGGACGCGCCGGTGGAGACCGATGCTGGCAGGGCGGACGCCACGGTCGACGCGAGCGACGCCGGCGGCTGCACGACGATCCTCAAGGAGGACTTCACCGTCGGGGCGGGGGCGTTCACGCTCGTCGGCTCTCGGACGGCCGTCGAGAACGGCAAGCTTCGCCTCCTGCCCGACGACGTGCTGGCGCTCTCGACCTTCGGGGTCGCCGTCTGGAACCCTCCGGCCGACGTCCTCGATTTCGACGCGACCTTCACCGTGACCACGGGCCGCCTCGAGGCGATCTACGTCACCGCGGACGGGTTCGCGTTTTCGTGGCTCGAGCGGCCGGTGCCCGGGAACGCCACGTTCGGCTCGGGCAACGACCTCGGCATGACGAGCTCCCCGGGTGGACAGCGGGGCTTCGCCACTGTGCTCGACATCTATCCGCAGGCCCTCGAAGATCGCTACTTCGCGCTGAACGAGATCGCCCCGAACGGCGTCCGGTTCGCGGCGGGTGGCGGCATCTTCGGCACGCTCGAGGCCACAGGTCCGGTGAAGCTCGGCTACCGCGTGTCTCGCCGAGGTAGCCAAGTCACGACCGTGATCGACCGGTCGGGGGCCGCGGTGAACGGTCCTGTCATGCGGACCACGACCCTCGGCGCGGCGACCACGCCGTACCGCTCGTTCGTCTTCTCGACGGCCGCCGGAGGTGCGCACTCGCCCGGGTTTTTCCTGGACGACGTCGAAATTCGCTCGTGTCCATGAGAGGAGCGTCGAGCTACGACGATCGCAAGAGCTCGAGCACGTGGTCGGCCGCCAGGAGCCCGCTCTCGTACGCGCTCTCGATGCGACCGTCGCCGAGGTAGTCGCCCGCGACCACCAGGCGCGCGTCGGGATCGACGAGAGCTTCCGTCTCCTCTTTCCGGTGCGTGCGGGCGTAGCGCCACCTGTGGACGAGCGCGAACGACGGGATCTCGTCGGCGCCGAGGGCCGCGGCGGCGAGGGGAACGAGCTCTTTCTCGACCTCGCTCGGGGATCGCTCGAGGTGCGCGCGTGCGAACTCTCGCGTCGTATGGAAGACCCACGTCTCGCGGTCGGACCCGAGCTCGCGCTCGGCCCGCTCGAACGGGCTCGGTAGGGTCGTGGGCGCTCGCCGCACCCGCGAAAACGTGACGACCAGAGCGAAACACGGCTCGGACCCGATCGAGGCGAGCCGAGGCTCGTCGGCGAGCGCGAAGCCTCGGAGGAGAGCGCGTGTTTGCTCGGGAGGCGCCGTCACGACGAGCACGCGCCCCGCATGGGTCTCGCGCCCGTCGCCGTCGCGGGTGACGTCGAGGCGAAATCCATGCTCGTCGCGGCGCACGCGGGTGACCTCGGCGCGCGATCGCACGTCGAGCTCGCGCGCCATGTGCCGGGCCAGGGCGCCCATGGTAGGCGCCGCGCGGTAGGTGGGGGCGCCGTTCGTGCTCTCGATCGGCACGACGATCCCTTCGGACTCGAGCGCGTGCACGTAGGCGCCGAACGTGGCGCGCCGGACGTCGAAGCGCCGTGCCCCGTGGTCGAACGTGCCATGCTCGAAGGTGCGCGTCGAAGCGCGCCCGCCCGGGGTTTTTCCCTTGTCGAGCACCGTCGCACGCACACCACCACGCGCGAGGGCCCGAGCGCATGCGAGGCCCGCGATGCCCGCGCCGACGATGACGACGGGGTGCTCAGAAGAAGCGCGAGACACTCGAGAACCCGAGCGCGCCGATCGGGAGGTCGACCTCGACCTCGTCCGTCGGGATGAAGGCAGGCCGGTCGATGCACAAGAAGCTCTGCTCCACGGGCGTCGTGTTCTCCCACCTGTGAGGGAACGTGCGTGGCCACTCGAACGCGGCGCCGGGCAATACCCGTTGGCCCTGCACGAGGAAACCCGAGCCGAGCACGAGCTCGGCCTCGTCGAGGTGGTGGTGCACGTGCGTGGGCAAGACGGTGTGCGGACGGATGCGCTCCCGGTAAACGCCGGAGTGCGCGTTTTCGTACACGACGTCGACGAACCCGAAGCCCTTCTCCTCGACGACGTAGGACTTCTCCCCGAAGAGGCGCTCGGTCTGCGACGTCTCGTGGGTGCTCGCCTCGGAAGCGCGTGCCACGGCGCGAGACACAAGCGGGCGCACCGAGTCTTCGGCGTTCGGGAGGAGCACGAGGTCGGCGAGCGCGTCGGCGATCTCGCCGAGAGACGTGAACCGGGCGTGGGCGAGCACGAACCTGGCTTCGCCTTCGAGACGCGCCGATTGGATGCGGCCTGGGCCTCCGAGCACACCCTCGATCTCGAACGTCACGAGGCGGAGGCGCCCACCCACGTGGCACGACGTCGTGGCCCGCGCGAGGCGCTCCACGTCCGGTCGCGGACGCGGGGGGGAGAAGCTATGAGCGAGTGTCATGACGCCCCCAGACCGCCGTCGACGGCGAGCACGTGACCCGTGACGTACGGGGCGCGCGCGAGGTAGAGCACCGCCTCGGCGACGTCCTCGGCGGAGCCTTCGCGGCCTAGCGGCGTACGGGTGAAGAGCTCGGT
The sequence above is a segment of the Myxococcales bacterium genome. Coding sequences within it:
- a CDS encoding FAD-dependent oxidoreductase codes for the protein MSRASSEHPVVIVGAGIAGLACARALARGGVRATVLDKGKTPGGRASTRTFEHGTFDHGARRFDVRRATFGAYVHALESEGIVVPIESTNGAPTYRAAPTMGALARHMARELDVRSRAEVTRVRRDEHGFRLDVTRDGDGRETHAGRVLVVTAPPEQTRALLRGFALADEPRLASIGSEPCFALVVTFSRVRRAPTTLPSPFERAERELGSDRETWVFHTTREFARAHLERSPSEVEKELVPLAAAALGADEIPSFALVHRWRYARTHRKEETEALVDPDARLVVAGDYLGDGRIESAYESGLLAADHVLELLRSS
- a CDS encoding sigma-70 family RNA polymerase sigma factor, whose translation is MGHDLALTAFRAIYDANVDYVHATLRRLGVSSAEVEDVAHDVFVAVHRHLHEYDPTRPMRPWLFGFAYRMARDHRRLARHKNEVASPPEIDPRDDAPLPDEHLEGARARALCHKALDAMDFEKRAVLVMFDIDGLTAQEIADHLGIPLNTAYSRIRLARGEFERHIRKLGEMP
- a CDS encoding ATP-sensitive inward rectifier potassium channel 10, producing the protein MRRSPRTEVTKLDDYRIEIVGADPTSLDDLVHVLLTVSWSAFLGVIAVVYVALNALFGLAYLAVGGVEGVRGFADAFYFSVQTMGTVGYGAMFPKTHPANLLVVLESLTGLVVTAVATGLVFMRFSRTRPKVRFSTKVTLGELEGTPTLMIRVGNRRRSGILDASARLTIVRTSRGKDGVAHYFSEHVPLVHERTGVLGRALTLRHVIDERSPIFRDTPESFEAGDIELSLAVSGTDETTLQPVHARATWSAKNVVWGARPADMLSEPESDVVRMDLRKFDDVIATEALPGFPYGEAPR